A window of the Pyxidicoccus trucidator genome harbors these coding sequences:
- a CDS encoding carboxypeptidase-like regulatory domain-containing protein, which produces MSRAVRTRPWGLVAALAVAGLLLGWWWPRAPEVTSGPSRAAAVVAAEAVTPEPSVPSSPARAEPGGLRLRAVLEGERPFQGEARVGAALISEEDRLMWEAAKREGGGGAGPSRLEDLANVAEWLPATVTPSASGGTLGPEPVPVAPRYRVLAWEPDGTFWWGDVVPEDAPTAGVLDAGVLRARRPTGVRVRLAGARPEHGPFSVRLERVVDVDSRGAERASELLPVLRHVAPGVEAALREGTPLPLSVEEDTSLLPLPPDPAVRLWPRSASGREGGPVEVPLREGRVERVVLDVDALFPQGVGGTVTLRGRVLLEGSAKPPPGARLLGPEGEALALEQDGRFTAPGLPSWKPSRFTVEVEAPRSGRPVAPALREFDFTPEAGASDAEVTWRVPAFRWLVLRLDGFTRGQLQAHSRRPYPVYLLQRREADGAWLTHPAEFFQDEEEGVAVSLLQPGTYRVLAAASPHEVHASTPAELGGESLERSVTVRVDEAGVPCEVRVTAAGAPVYGALVTSASGLGSLPPARGHTDAEGRWRLGRVRADSLHLEVEADGRAPWVGEASAACQATGVVEVRL; this is translated from the coding sequence TTGAGCCGCGCGGTCCGCACAAGGCCGTGGGGCCTGGTCGCCGCGCTCGCGGTGGCCGGACTCCTGCTCGGGTGGTGGTGGCCGCGCGCTCCGGAAGTCACCTCCGGGCCGTCGCGCGCGGCTGCCGTCGTCGCGGCGGAGGCCGTGACACCGGAGCCTTCCGTGCCTTCGTCGCCCGCGCGTGCCGAGCCCGGAGGCTTGCGGCTGCGGGCGGTGCTGGAAGGGGAGCGTCCGTTCCAGGGCGAGGCGCGCGTGGGCGCGGCGCTCATCTCCGAGGAGGACCGCCTGATGTGGGAGGCGGCGAAGCGCGAGGGCGGTGGCGGCGCCGGGCCCTCGCGGCTGGAGGACCTGGCCAACGTGGCGGAGTGGCTTCCGGCGACGGTGACGCCGTCCGCTTCGGGCGGGACGCTGGGTCCGGAGCCGGTGCCGGTGGCGCCGCGCTACCGGGTGCTCGCCTGGGAGCCGGATGGGACGTTCTGGTGGGGCGACGTGGTGCCCGAGGACGCGCCGACGGCGGGAGTCCTCGACGCGGGCGTGCTGCGCGCGCGGCGGCCCACGGGCGTTCGCGTGCGGCTGGCGGGCGCACGGCCGGAGCACGGCCCGTTCTCCGTGAGGCTGGAGCGCGTGGTGGACGTGGACTCGCGCGGCGCCGAGCGCGCGAGCGAATTGCTGCCGGTGCTGCGACACGTGGCGCCGGGCGTGGAGGCGGCGCTGCGGGAGGGCACGCCCCTGCCGCTGTCGGTGGAGGAGGACACGTCGCTCCTGCCGCTGCCGCCGGACCCGGCCGTGCGGCTGTGGCCGCGGAGCGCCTCGGGACGCGAGGGCGGGCCGGTGGAAGTGCCGCTGCGCGAGGGACGCGTGGAGCGGGTGGTGCTGGACGTGGATGCGCTCTTCCCGCAAGGCGTGGGCGGCACGGTGACGCTGCGGGGGCGGGTGTTGCTGGAGGGCTCGGCGAAGCCTCCGCCCGGCGCGCGGCTGCTGGGGCCGGAAGGGGAGGCGCTCGCGCTGGAGCAGGATGGGCGCTTCACCGCGCCGGGGCTGCCTTCATGGAAGCCGTCGCGCTTCACCGTGGAGGTGGAGGCTCCGCGCTCGGGACGGCCGGTGGCACCGGCCCTGCGGGAGTTCGACTTCACTCCGGAGGCTGGCGCGTCCGACGCGGAAGTCACGTGGCGCGTGCCGGCGTTCCGGTGGCTGGTGCTGCGCCTGGACGGCTTCACCCGGGGACAGCTCCAAGCGCATTCCCGGAGGCCCTATCCGGTGTACCTGCTGCAGCGGCGCGAGGCGGACGGAGCGTGGCTCACGCACCCCGCGGAGTTCTTCCAGGACGAAGAGGAGGGCGTGGCCGTGTCGCTGCTCCAGCCGGGGACGTACCGCGTGCTGGCCGCCGCCTCTCCCCATGAGGTCCATGCCAGCACCCCGGCGGAGCTGGGGGGAGAGTCTCTGGAGCGCTCCGTCACCGTGCGCGTGGACGAGGCGGGCGTGCCCTGCGAGGTGCGCGTCACGGCGGCAGGTGCGCCGGTGTATGGAGCGCTCGTCACCAGCGCCAGCGGCCTGGGCTCGCTGCCACCGGCGCGGGGCCATACGGACGCGGAAGGGCGCTGGCGGCTGGGCCGTGTGCGCGCCGACTCACTCCACCTGGAGGTGGAGGCGGACGGCCGTGCGCCGTGGGTGGGTGAAGCCAGCGCGGCCTGTCAGGCGACGGGCGTGGTGGAGGTGCGGCTGTAG
- a CDS encoding deoxyribonuclease I, which produces MRLPSFLLRAVVLVALAVPSLSQAASYLRVVSWNLRHEGWTDEQTYLDDAKQIWNQFGANSTSNNGCDVVFLQEVMNTSVMPAIAQALTQVSGVSWSYAQTPLIGRSSYKEIYAVLYRTDTVSLLSSAVYSDSGDKFEREPQIVKVRHTPTGADYTFINWHAIWGTAAERDVEVRNIDTVFKSVQDGSSSDQDVILVGDHNMACTGASWAELKALSPAVSCRLDVLTSLNLSGGYVSAYDHFWMQNTYVTEFSTTGRDYVSSTTDFVSRLSDHAPVYLSLYSSSDTD; this is translated from the coding sequence ATGAGACTGCCGTCCTTCCTGCTGCGCGCGGTGGTGCTGGTCGCTCTCGCAGTTCCCTCGCTGTCGCAGGCGGCTTCCTACCTCCGGGTGGTGAGCTGGAACCTCCGCCACGAAGGTTGGACGGACGAGCAGACGTACCTGGATGACGCGAAGCAGATCTGGAACCAGTTCGGCGCCAACAGCACGTCCAACAACGGCTGTGACGTGGTGTTCCTCCAGGAGGTGATGAACACCAGCGTGATGCCCGCGATTGCCCAGGCGCTCACGCAGGTATCCGGCGTGTCGTGGAGCTACGCGCAGACGCCGCTCATCGGCCGCTCTTCGTACAAGGAGATCTACGCGGTGCTGTACCGGACGGACACGGTGTCGCTGCTGTCGTCCGCGGTGTACAGCGACAGCGGCGACAAGTTCGAGCGCGAGCCCCAAATCGTGAAGGTGCGGCACACGCCCACGGGCGCGGACTACACCTTCATCAACTGGCACGCCATCTGGGGCACCGCGGCCGAGCGCGACGTGGAGGTGCGCAACATCGACACCGTGTTCAAGTCGGTGCAGGACGGCAGCAGCAGCGACCAGGACGTCATCCTCGTGGGCGACCACAACATGGCCTGCACCGGCGCCTCCTGGGCCGAATTGAAGGCGTTGTCCCCGGCGGTGTCCTGCAGGCTGGACGTGCTCACCTCCCTCAACCTCAGCGGTGGCTACGTGAGCGCGTATGACCACTTCTGGATGCAGAACACGTACGTGACGGAGTTCTCCACGACGGGCCGGGACTACGTCAGCAGCACGACGGACTTCGTCAGCCGGCTGTCGGACCACGCGCCCGTCTACCTCTCCCTGTACTCCAGCAGCGACACGGATTGA
- a CDS encoding putative metal-binding motif-containing protein: protein MKMTKRSVVSAFFGLALAACGPVDESGTEALVQQEQELPAGCTSVDATNMTSHACLHAANAGDNINVAASATRTTSAPGVNTAHKHYTVTLPAGAEGSVTYVPTAYSTGSTSEPITFYLAQSVSFTVLTSGGATVTPGINEVLTASTCSLVKAVTYDLSVGATYILAMGPASGNQVGLIAEYLNDNRVRWYPDADSDTHGANAGSILTACEPPANYVSRRWDCNDSNASINPDAAEICGNGVDDNCDGVTC, encoded by the coding sequence ATGAAGATGACGAAGCGAAGCGTCGTGAGCGCGTTCTTCGGCCTGGCGCTGGCGGCCTGCGGCCCCGTGGACGAGAGCGGGACGGAGGCCCTGGTCCAGCAGGAGCAGGAGCTGCCCGCGGGCTGCACGTCGGTGGACGCCACCAACATGACGTCCCATGCGTGCCTCCACGCCGCCAACGCCGGTGACAACATCAACGTGGCGGCCAGCGCCACGCGCACCACCAGCGCGCCGGGCGTCAACACCGCGCACAAGCACTACACGGTGACGCTGCCTGCCGGCGCGGAGGGCTCGGTGACGTACGTCCCCACGGCCTACTCCACGGGCTCCACCTCCGAGCCCATCACCTTCTACCTCGCGCAGAGCGTGTCCTTCACGGTGCTCACCTCCGGCGGCGCCACCGTGACGCCGGGCATCAATGAGGTGCTCACCGCGTCCACCTGCTCCCTGGTCAAGGCGGTGACCTACGACCTGAGCGTGGGCGCCACGTACATCCTGGCCATGGGGCCCGCCAGCGGGAACCAGGTGGGACTCATCGCCGAGTACCTGAACGACAACCGCGTTCGCTGGTACCCGGACGCGGACAGCGACACCCACGGCGCCAACGCCGGCTCCATCCTCACCGCCTGCGAGCCGCCGGCCAACTACGTGTCCCGCCGCTGGGACTGCAACGACAGCAACGCCAGCATCAACCCGGACGCCGCGGAGATCTGCGGCAACGGCGTGGATGACAACTGCGACGGCGTGACCTGCTGA
- a CDS encoding Ig-like domain-containing protein, with protein MRLSHATALLATCAALALTGCDNDDPSDTQDAGTLTDAGTPDAGDTAAPTVTGTTPAADAAHVAADTVFTVRFSEPMKSDRGTVRVAVDGAQRTLGPREWLEEQRVFRVHPAEPLPPGARVEVTVQADFEDLAGNALASPLTFHFTVHGTAAVRPHVTTSQPAEGATDVLPVELYKNDTLVEPRKGVTLTFSEPMDTSLSQVTLVDVTTPATAPRTLAGTWSTDGLTLTVAILRPESDLPPLEQETRYTLDVTGLRSATGQPVDTAHAGLGNGKLDFTTGRRAPDVEHACAHALLNTAEAVTAGASPMGVNPATDSGHAFYLLTLPAAGASFQGYTEVITDPDRTQTAALFLSQPVPVEVRDTTEGDTLVASTLEPAAPVCAPHITHVLKFSALAGDRFLRLGFGPTSHQSFTFVFERY; from the coding sequence ATGCGCCTCTCCCACGCCACCGCCCTGCTCGCCACCTGCGCCGCCCTTGCCCTGACAGGCTGCGACAATGATGACCCCTCCGACACCCAGGACGCGGGCACACTGACGGACGCGGGCACGCCCGACGCCGGAGACACGGCGGCGCCCACCGTGACGGGCACCACGCCGGCCGCGGACGCAGCCCACGTGGCCGCCGACACCGTCTTCACCGTGCGCTTCAGCGAGCCGATGAAGTCCGACCGGGGCACCGTGCGCGTGGCCGTGGACGGCGCGCAGCGAACGCTGGGCCCGAGAGAATGGCTCGAGGAGCAGCGCGTCTTCAGGGTGCACCCCGCGGAGCCCCTGCCCCCGGGAGCACGCGTCGAGGTCACCGTGCAGGCGGACTTCGAGGACCTGGCCGGCAACGCGCTCGCCTCGCCGCTCACCTTCCACTTCACCGTGCATGGGACGGCAGCCGTCAGGCCCCACGTCACGACGTCCCAGCCGGCCGAGGGCGCCACCGACGTCCTGCCCGTCGAGCTCTACAAGAACGACACGCTCGTCGAGCCGCGCAAGGGGGTCACCCTCACCTTCAGCGAGCCGATGGACACGTCGCTGTCCCAGGTGACGCTCGTGGACGTGACGACGCCGGCCACCGCGCCGCGCACGCTGGCGGGCACCTGGTCCACGGACGGCCTGACGCTGACGGTGGCCATCCTCCGCCCGGAGTCGGACCTGCCGCCGCTGGAGCAGGAGACCCGGTACACGCTGGACGTCACCGGGCTGCGGAGCGCCACGGGACAGCCCGTGGACACGGCGCATGCCGGGCTGGGGAACGGGAAGCTGGACTTCACCACCGGCCGTCGTGCCCCCGACGTCGAGCATGCCTGCGCCCATGCGCTGCTCAACACGGCGGAGGCCGTCACCGCGGGCGCCTCGCCGATGGGCGTCAACCCCGCGACGGACTCCGGCCACGCCTTCTACCTCCTGACGCTGCCGGCGGCCGGCGCGTCCTTCCAGGGCTACACGGAGGTGATTACCGACCCGGACCGGACCCAGACGGCCGCGCTCTTCCTGAGCCAGCCCGTCCCGGTGGAGGTGCGCGACACGACCGAAGGCGACACGCTCGTGGCGTCCACCCTGGAGCCCGCCGCCCCGGTCTGCGCCCCCCACATCACCCACGTGCTGAAGTTCAGCGCGCTCGCGGGCGACCGCTTCCTGCGGCTGGGATTCGGGCCGACCTCGCACCAGAGCTTCACCTTCGTCTTCGAGCGGTACTGA
- a CDS encoding PQQ-dependent sugar dehydrogenase, translated as MRILPSARPLLAACALLLLPGCFHLFAGGGGGSTDFKPPRRVDPADVAVPEGYRVEVVATGLSYPTGVAFDDNGTPHVTESGYSYGEDFAQSRLVRVEPDGRLTEVAKGEHPPWTGVTWHQGAFYVAEGGVQGGGRIVRITPDGRTTPLVSNLPSLGDHHTNGPAVGPDGALYFSVGTATNSGVVGPDNASLGWLKRNPAFHDVPCRDITLAGVNYPSDNALAPNTARVQTGAFVPFGTETKPGQVIKGAMPCGGAVFRLVPGSTAPELVAWGFRNPFGLAFAPNGRLYVTENGHDVRGSRPLFGAADYLWEVEQGAWYGFPDFAGGKPVDQEWFKVPGGEVPKRVLQQPPGTPPQPVAVFGVHSSSNRLDFSRGPDFGHVGEAFVAQFGDQSPDTGETMAPVGYKVVRVDVSNGVIEDFVANKDKGSGGPASRLGKAGLERPIDARFDPSGKALYIVDFGVMLVKAKGVIIPFEKTGVLWRITRAAPEAKP; from the coding sequence ATGCGAATCCTGCCCTCCGCGCGCCCGCTGCTGGCGGCGTGCGCGCTGCTGCTGCTCCCCGGCTGCTTCCACCTCTTCGCGGGCGGAGGTGGCGGCTCGACGGACTTCAAGCCGCCCCGGCGCGTGGACCCGGCGGACGTCGCCGTGCCGGAGGGCTACCGCGTCGAAGTCGTGGCCACGGGCCTCAGCTACCCCACCGGCGTGGCCTTCGACGACAACGGCACGCCCCACGTCACCGAGTCCGGCTACAGCTACGGCGAGGACTTCGCCCAGTCCCGCCTGGTACGAGTGGAGCCGGACGGCCGCCTCACGGAAGTCGCCAAGGGCGAGCACCCGCCCTGGACGGGCGTCACCTGGCACCAGGGCGCCTTCTACGTGGCCGAGGGCGGCGTGCAGGGCGGTGGCCGCATCGTCCGCATCACCCCGGACGGCCGCACGACGCCGCTCGTCTCCAACCTGCCCAGCCTGGGGGACCACCACACCAACGGCCCCGCCGTGGGGCCGGATGGTGCGCTCTACTTCAGCGTGGGCACGGCGACGAACTCGGGCGTGGTGGGCCCGGACAACGCCAGCCTGGGCTGGCTCAAGCGCAACCCGGCCTTCCATGACGTGCCCTGCCGAGACATCACCCTCGCGGGCGTCAACTACCCCAGCGACAACGCGCTCGCCCCGAACACGGCGCGGGTCCAGACGGGCGCCTTCGTTCCCTTCGGCACGGAGACGAAGCCGGGCCAGGTCATCAAGGGCGCCATGCCGTGCGGCGGCGCCGTGTTCCGGCTCGTCCCGGGCTCCACCGCGCCGGAGCTGGTGGCGTGGGGGTTCCGCAACCCGTTCGGCCTCGCCTTCGCGCCCAACGGCCGGCTGTACGTCACGGAGAACGGCCATGACGTGCGCGGCAGTCGGCCGCTCTTCGGCGCCGCGGACTACCTGTGGGAGGTGGAACAGGGCGCGTGGTACGGCTTCCCCGACTTCGCGGGCGGCAAGCCGGTGGACCAGGAGTGGTTCAAGGTGCCCGGCGGCGAAGTCCCGAAGCGCGTCCTCCAGCAGCCTCCGGGCACGCCGCCCCAGCCGGTGGCGGTGTTCGGCGTGCACTCGTCCTCCAACCGCCTGGACTTCTCGCGCGGCCCGGACTTCGGCCACGTGGGCGAGGCCTTCGTCGCGCAGTTCGGCGACCAGTCCCCGGACACCGGCGAGACGATGGCGCCCGTGGGCTACAAGGTGGTGCGGGTGGACGTGTCCAACGGCGTCATCGAGGACTTCGTCGCCAACAAGGACAAGGGCAGCGGAGGCCCGGCCTCCAGGCTGGGCAAGGCGGGCCTGGAGCGCCCCATCGACGCGCGCTTCGACCCGAGCGGCAAGGCGCTCTACATCGTGGACTTCGGGGTCATGCTGGTGAAGGCGAAGGGCGTCATCATTCCCTTCGAGAAGACGGGCGTGCTGTGGCGCATCACCCGCGCGGCGCCGGAGGCGAAGCCATGA
- a CDS encoding c-type cytochrome — protein MRATVLAALAVLALAACGPARRGPAFGAPRQFTEQEQEGRVLFMRHCNQCHPGGAGGLGPSINNKPLPALAMRTQIRQGVGAMPAFTDEMLNDTQVDAIVAYLNELQEEKD, from the coding sequence ATGAGGGCCACCGTGCTGGCCGCGCTCGCCGTGCTGGCCCTGGCCGCCTGCGGCCCCGCGAGACGGGGACCCGCCTTCGGTGCGCCACGCCAGTTCACCGAGCAGGAGCAGGAGGGCCGCGTCCTCTTCATGCGCCACTGCAACCAGTGCCACCCGGGCGGCGCCGGAGGGCTGGGGCCGAGCATCAACAACAAGCCCCTGCCGGCCCTGGCCATGCGCACGCAGATTCGCCAGGGCGTGGGCGCCATGCCCGCCTTCACCGATGAGATGCTCAACGACACGCAGGTGGACGCCATCGTCGCGTACCTGAACGAGCTGCAGGAGGAGAAGGACTGA
- a CDS encoding TetR/AcrR family transcriptional regulator produces MNEGRRPGRPRSEEAHGAILDAAIQLLREVGYDALTMDAIAARAGVGKATVYRRWSTKETLAAEAIERIMRAIPVPDTGTTAGDLRRMMRDALDMYRDPSTGALLSGFVAAMARSELIARTIRSGFVGVRREALRQVLERGVTRGELQKGLDYELALDLLGGPLFYRFLITGGPVDERLTRGIVDAVLRAFATKG; encoded by the coding sequence GTGAATGAGGGCCGCCGCCCCGGCCGTCCGCGGAGCGAGGAGGCACATGGCGCCATCCTGGACGCCGCCATCCAGCTCCTCCGTGAGGTGGGCTACGACGCGCTCACCATGGACGCCATCGCCGCGCGTGCCGGAGTGGGCAAGGCGACCGTGTACCGCCGCTGGTCGACGAAGGAGACGCTCGCGGCCGAGGCCATCGAGCGCATCATGCGCGCCATCCCCGTCCCGGACACTGGCACCACCGCGGGTGACTTGCGGCGGATGATGCGCGACGCGCTGGACATGTACAGAGACCCGTCCACGGGAGCCCTGCTGTCCGGCTTCGTCGCGGCCATGGCGCGGAGTGAGCTCATCGCCCGAACGATTCGCTCCGGCTTCGTCGGAGTGCGGCGCGAGGCGCTCCGGCAGGTGCTGGAGCGCGGCGTGACGAGGGGCGAGCTCCAGAAGGGACTCGACTACGAGCTCGCGCTCGACCTGCTCGGCGGTCCCCTCTTCTACCGCTTCCTCATCACCGGCGGCCCCGTCGACGAGCGGCTCACCCGCGGCATCGTCGACGCCGTGCTGCGCGCCTTCGCGACCAAGGGCTGA
- a CDS encoding cytochrome P450, producing the protein MLDFLSDELRRDPYPLFAQARSDFPVLHEPGSGMWLLFDYDSVKRALNDHESFSSAVETPTGRAPDWLVFSDPPRHSKLRAIVMRAFTPRSIASLEPRVRELSRGLLEPVLERGELDLVADYSAPLPMMVIAELLGIPVEDRQRFMHWAEVIMTLSYTISGGEEAAHAMSENAVVKEEMRAYFDDLAAQRRSAPKDDLLTRLVEAEVDGERLTPNEFLGFFQLLLSAGTETTTNLINNTLLCLLEHPDQLARLRAEPRLLPSAIEEVLRYRTPAQMVFRSTKVDVELHGQVIPAGKLVLVMVGSANRDATKFQDADRFDITRDPNPHIAFGHGIHFCLGAALSRLEGRVALADLLERLKGIQLASTEPWVPRKALNVLGPARLPLRFEPIRRNPQAGSQAPEKAV; encoded by the coding sequence ATGCTGGACTTCCTCTCCGACGAGCTGCGCCGGGACCCGTATCCCCTGTTCGCCCAGGCACGGAGCGACTTCCCCGTGCTCCACGAGCCTGGCTCGGGCATGTGGCTCCTCTTCGACTACGACAGCGTGAAGCGGGCGCTCAATGACCACGAGTCCTTCAGCTCCGCCGTGGAGACACCGACGGGCAGGGCGCCCGACTGGCTCGTCTTCTCCGACCCGCCGCGCCACTCGAAGCTGCGCGCCATCGTCATGCGGGCCTTCACGCCCAGGTCCATCGCGAGCCTGGAGCCGCGCGTCCGCGAGCTGTCACGCGGGCTGCTGGAGCCCGTGCTGGAGCGCGGGGAGCTGGACCTGGTCGCGGACTACTCGGCCCCGCTGCCGATGATGGTGATTGCGGAGCTGCTCGGCATTCCCGTCGAGGACCGCCAGCGCTTCATGCACTGGGCCGAGGTCATCATGACGCTCAGCTACACCATCTCCGGCGGCGAGGAGGCGGCCCATGCGATGAGCGAGAACGCGGTGGTGAAGGAGGAGATGCGGGCCTACTTCGACGACCTCGCGGCCCAGCGCCGGAGCGCACCGAAGGATGACCTGCTCACCCGGCTGGTGGAGGCCGAGGTGGACGGTGAGCGGCTGACCCCGAACGAGTTCCTGGGCTTCTTCCAGCTCCTCCTGTCCGCCGGCACGGAGACGACCACCAACCTCATCAACAACACGCTCCTGTGCCTGCTCGAACACCCGGACCAGCTCGCGCGACTCCGGGCGGAGCCCCGGCTGTTGCCCTCCGCCATCGAGGAGGTGCTGCGCTACCGGACGCCGGCACAGATGGTGTTCCGCTCCACGAAGGTGGACGTGGAGCTGCACGGCCAGGTCATCCCCGCGGGGAAGCTGGTGCTGGTGATGGTCGGCTCGGCGAATCGCGACGCCACGAAGTTCCAGGACGCGGACCGCTTCGACATCACCCGGGACCCGAACCCGCACATCGCCTTCGGGCACGGCATCCACTTCTGCCTGGGCGCGGCCCTGTCGCGACTGGAGGGCCGGGTGGCCCTCGCGGATTTGCTGGAGCGCCTGAAAGGCATCCAGCTCGCGAGCACCGAGCCGTGGGTGCCCCGCAAGGCGCTGAACGTGCTGGGCCCCGCGCGGCTGCCCCTGCGCTTCGAGCCCATCCGGCGAAACCCTCAGGCCGGCTCCCAGGCTCCCGAGAAGGCGGTGTAG
- a CDS encoding TonB family protein: protein MWIPTLVLCVLSATAEVPVTPPVPLEAPPPVLPAGVAPPEVPATVLLRVTIDTAGEVSQVEVRQTAGVAFDRAAMAAAVRWRFQPARRGTEPIEVRADVPVTFVPPVHGHHLEAVEAAEPEGREALPSDAGTPAVQPDAGSPPAAPAFSTTVRGTASAPPPVAAGDFHIPVGQLADVPRNSASDLMLLAPGVMLANHGGEGHAETIFIRGFDAGEGKDVELRLNGVPLNEVSHAHGHGYADTYFIIPELVEALRVTEGPYDPSQGDFGVAGTVEYQLGLARRGLTTSVSAGSFATRRLALVWGPPESNEATFVGLLLRQGHGFGPNRAHANAGAMAQVELRLGEETRLRLFGTSYASRFSSAGVVRETDVVDARLPCEADADSQFFCLYDTNQGGAGQKHILSAELQSRLKRGGRFMQQGYVVLRQMRIRDNFTGFLLDTPPGEEAQRGDNTEGYYQGSTVGLRGRYTPGLTVLGQPQPLELGYVARFDDVHTRSRRLRDSGGAPYTTLFDNQVRTTHLGAYASLRVAPLPWLTLRGGVRLDTFLFGVDDQNRPTVDRDGTRLPEESLEAYGFFASPRGTVEVRLSPRLSWLTSAGLGARSSDAAALSDAELAPYARVASGESGLGWRLEGEDRPYALEARGAVFATRVSQDFVFDEKAGRNQPIGASQRLGAFVTARGTWHEWVDVQASLAWARATLPVPGASAWKVWDGTVMPYIPALLGRLDASVRGTATVAGEQLGWNVAVGHSAVGPRPLPLDRYSESVFLFDVATRARWKAMEVGLSVENLLDTRWRETELNYVSNFRGPDAPASLLATRHFSAGAPRTFTGTLTLYLDLQEDTP from the coding sequence GTGTGGATTCCGACTCTGGTGCTCTGCGTGCTGAGCGCCACGGCCGAAGTGCCTGTGACACCGCCCGTCCCGCTGGAGGCGCCGCCGCCGGTGCTGCCCGCGGGCGTCGCTCCTCCCGAGGTCCCCGCCACCGTCCTGCTGCGCGTCACCATCGACACGGCGGGAGAGGTGTCCCAGGTGGAGGTGCGGCAGACGGCGGGTGTGGCCTTCGACAGGGCCGCCATGGCCGCCGCCGTGCGCTGGCGGTTCCAGCCCGCGCGCCGGGGCACGGAGCCGATTGAGGTGCGGGCCGATGTTCCCGTCACCTTCGTGCCTCCGGTGCATGGACACCACCTGGAGGCCGTGGAGGCAGCGGAGCCGGAGGGGCGCGAGGCGCTCCCATCCGATGCGGGGACTCCGGCGGTGCAGCCGGATGCGGGAAGCCCCCCGGCCGCGCCGGCCTTCTCCACCACGGTGCGCGGCACCGCGAGCGCGCCGCCTCCGGTGGCGGCGGGGGACTTCCACATCCCGGTGGGGCAGCTCGCGGACGTGCCGCGCAACTCGGCGTCGGACCTGATGCTGCTGGCGCCCGGCGTCATGCTGGCCAACCACGGCGGCGAGGGCCACGCGGAGACCATCTTCATCCGCGGCTTCGACGCGGGCGAGGGGAAGGACGTGGAGCTGCGCCTCAACGGCGTGCCCCTCAACGAGGTCTCCCACGCCCACGGCCACGGCTACGCGGACACGTACTTCATCATCCCCGAGCTGGTGGAGGCGCTGCGCGTCACCGAAGGCCCGTATGACCCGTCGCAGGGAGACTTCGGCGTGGCGGGCACGGTGGAGTACCAGCTCGGCCTGGCGCGCCGGGGCCTCACCACCTCCGTCAGCGCCGGCAGTTTCGCCACGCGACGGCTGGCGCTGGTGTGGGGTCCTCCCGAGTCCAACGAGGCCACCTTCGTGGGACTGCTGCTGCGCCAGGGCCATGGCTTCGGTCCCAACCGCGCGCACGCCAACGCGGGCGCCATGGCGCAGGTGGAGCTGCGGCTGGGCGAGGAGACGCGGCTGCGCCTGTTCGGCACCAGCTACGCCTCGCGCTTCTCCTCGGCGGGCGTGGTGCGGGAGACGGACGTGGTGGACGCGCGGCTGCCGTGCGAGGCGGACGCGGACTCGCAGTTCTTCTGTCTCTACGACACGAACCAGGGCGGCGCGGGCCAGAAGCACATCCTCTCCGCCGAGCTCCAGTCCCGCCTGAAGCGCGGCGGCCGCTTCATGCAGCAGGGCTACGTCGTGCTCCGGCAGATGCGCATCCGCGACAACTTCACGGGCTTCCTGCTGGACACCCCTCCCGGTGAGGAGGCGCAGCGCGGCGACAACACCGAGGGCTACTACCAGGGCTCCACCGTGGGGCTGCGCGGGCGCTACACGCCGGGGCTCACCGTGCTCGGACAGCCGCAGCCGCTGGAGCTGGGCTACGTGGCCCGCTTCGACGACGTGCACACGCGCTCGCGGCGCCTGCGGGACAGCGGCGGCGCGCCCTACACCACCCTCTTCGACAACCAGGTGCGGACCACCCACCTGGGCGCCTATGCGTCGCTGCGCGTGGCTCCGCTGCCGTGGCTCACCCTGCGCGGCGGTGTGCGGCTGGACACCTTCCTCTTCGGCGTGGATGACCAGAATCGCCCCACGGTGGACCGGGACGGCACGCGCCTCCCCGAGGAGTCGCTGGAGGCGTATGGCTTCTTCGCCAGCCCGCGCGGCACCGTCGAGGTGCGGCTGTCCCCCCGGCTGAGCTGGCTCACCAGCGCCGGCCTGGGGGCGCGCTCCAGCGATGCGGCCGCGCTGTCCGACGCGGAGCTGGCGCCGTATGCGCGGGTTGCCTCGGGCGAGTCGGGACTGGGCTGGCGGCTGGAGGGCGAGGACCGCCCGTATGCCCTGGAGGCCCGTGGCGCCGTCTTCGCCACGCGCGTGTCGCAGGACTTTGTCTTCGACGAGAAGGCCGGCCGCAACCAGCCCATTGGCGCCTCGCAGCGGCTGGGCGCCTTCGTCACCGCGCGCGGCACGTGGCACGAGTGGGTGGACGTGCAGGCCTCGCTCGCCTGGGCCCGAGCCACGCTGCCCGTGCCGGGCGCGTCCGCGTGGAAGGTGTGGGACGGCACGGTGATGCCGTACATCCCCGCGCTCCTGGGCCGGCTGGATGCGTCCGTGCGCGGCACCGCCACCGTGGCCGGGGAGCAGCTGGGGTGGAACGTGGCGGTGGGGCACAGCGCCGTCGGGCCTCGCCCCCTGCCGCTGGACCGCTACAGCGAGTCCGTCTTCCTCTTCGACGTGGCCACGCGCGCGCGCTGGAAGGCGATGGAGGTGGGGCTCTCCGTGGAGAACCTGCTGGACACGCGCTGGAGGGAGACGGAGCTGAACTACGTCTCCAACTTCCGAGGGCCGGACGCCCCCGCTTCGCTGCTGGCGACGCGGCACTTCTCCGCCGGCGCGCCGCGCACCTTCACCGGCACGCTCACCCTGTACCTGGACCTCCAGGAGGACACGCCATGA